GTCCACCACGCCAATCCTCCCCCACTTCGGCAGCTCCCATCCAAAACCGTAAATATAacaggtctctctctctctctctcaatatctatttatttttgtttcaaagacCGAGTATAGAGATTTTGGATCTCGTGTGTTGCATGTgcagggaaagaagaagaagaagagaggactTGAAATGGCGACAGTACCAGGACAACTGATATGGGAGATAGTTAAGAAGAATAACTCATTTTTGGTGAAGCAGTTTGGAAGAGGAACTGCTAGCCTTCAGTTTagcaaagaaaacaacaatctcTACAACCTTAACTCTTACAAGCATTCTGgtactctctttctttcttacagTGTTGTGGAAAGGAACTGTGTGTTTAAGATTTTGTTTGATCTAACATTACTGCttgatttagttaatttatagGGTTGCGTTGTttctatgttttgttttggaattttctttttagaaaattaagatTCGGAAGGGAAAATTAAGCATGGTGGTACTGAACAGATTTGTCCTGTATCTCCTTAGCAAAAcagaagaacataaataattgatatttgtttgattGATGGTTCCTGACTTACTTATATTTggtcatttaataattttgaaatcataTAACAGAAAATTTGCTATTATTTTATCGGGATAAAACAGGGTTGGCAAACAAGAAAACTGTCACTATTCAGCCTGCGGACAAGGATCAAGCTGTGGTTCTTGCTACAACCAAGACCAAGAAGCAGAACAAACCTGCTGCTTTGCTTCACAAGTCTGTCATGAAGAAGGAGTTCAGCCGCATGGCCAAGGCTGTGGAAAACCAGGTAATTAGAGGTCTTTCATTATTTTGTAATGCTTTGAATGTTTATTCACATATTATGAGTTCGTAACATTGTTTCAGTTGTTTGTAAATGGTTGAAAACTGATAGTTTTTGTTCTAGCCTATGagaatttatgttgtttttgcCTTTTCACACTGGAGTTTAAATTCCTACGTTGACATGTGATGAAATGTCTCATTTTATGAATAAGATCGAACAACATCACCTTTTTGTTCATGCGCTTTCATTATTCAGAGatttagttttctttgaaaatgAAGCACCCTCTTCCTATTATTAAGGTGCTATATTGACTTTATTCACTTTTGCCtgcttttaatatttcaaagcTACTTCAAACATATTGAATGGTTTCTTAGAAATCTTATATTTAAtacttattatattttcaagatgGAAATTATATGCATGTTTTGAACAACCAACTGGCTCAAGTCATGGATTTCTATGCAGTGATGAGCTGTTAACATGTGAAAGAGCCTTTTTGTAGTGTTTCTTTGATGAGATATGCTTGTTATGCGTTGCTTCTGAGCTTTTTGATTGTGGTGATCCGTTGATATTTATGGCCAGTTTTGGCTAGTTGATTGATGCTCCCTATCTATTTCAAGAGACCTTTGTGCCTGCGTTCAATATTTTAGtacaatttcaaatatattaaatgagttttttgaaacttaatattaaatatttgttagATTTTCAAGATTGAAAAATGTGCTTGTTTCATTAAACCAGCTGGTTCGTATGCAGTGATGACCACTTATCATGTAAGAAGATCCCTTTTGTAGGGTTTCTTCAATGAAATATACTTGTTACACCTGGCTTCAATGAATTTTACTTGTTATGCTTTTGTAGGTTTCTTTGCAGTGATGAGCTCTTTACATGTAAGAAGAGCCCTTTTGTAGGGTTTCTTCAATGAAATATACATGTTACCCTTGGCTTCTAAGCTTTTTCCTTGTAGCTACTAACTGATATGTATGGCCAGTGGTGCCTACATACATGTCATGTGCCTAGATTCATGTCACATTGTACTGAATGAAGCAGCATCTTCTCATTGTCTTAACCACTTGTATAATTCAGAGAATTGATTTGCATTTTCAagttgccttttcttttattaacacACTCTATTCATTCAGCGAAAAATGATGCTGGATTTTATGATTAAAGTGGGTTTCACTTCAATATTTAAATCCGATTTTAAATGCCTGTTGAAATTCCATTTTAGATGCTGTTTGGTTTTCAGGTTGTCAAACATGATATGTTTTAGATGttcaaaaaagtgtttttaatcattgttttatttaactGTCTTGGTCCAAGTCCGAGATTTATATGCAGTGATTTAACTGTCTTGCATGTTAGTGCAAGAGCCCTTTATTTGAAAAAAGTGTATCTGTTATGCTTGGCTCCTGACCTTTGtccaaataatgattttttgacGTGTAGTATACATTTCTACTGATGGTAAGCTCAAGTACAAACATTTACTTGCCCGCACAATACATTGGAGTGCAAGATATAACCACTTCTCTCCAATTTTATCAATCTGTGTTAACACTTATCGTGCCATGCCAAGCTGTCTTTTGCAGTGTCTATAgtcatctttctttcttgtttttcaatgGCATTGAGCTTGTTAATAAATTATCTGTGTTTTGCTACTGCAGGTTGCAGATAACAATTACAGGCCTGATCTGAAGAAAGCAGCCCTTGCAAGGTTGAGCGTGGTGCACAGGAGTCTGAAGGTATCCAAGTCTGGTGTCAAGAAGAGGAATAGACAAGCTTTGAGGAAATGATTTGAGAGTTCCAATAAATAAGCGATGTTGTGCTGGAGACAAGTGACgccaaaatctttatttttgaTGACCTTTTTCTTGGGTGCTCTGGGATGTTTATTTAAGTTTTAGATGTTGAACTATATAGATTTGTGATTTTTCCATGATAATTTCGTTTGCAGTTTTGGATGGTTGAGGCTAAGATTTCTCCACTGATATATGTAGTCAATTACATCTACAACCACATTACTGGTGTCGTAGAAATGATTAAGGGACTCGTGTTCTAATTACTCATCACTATCAATCGAGCCCCTATCCATGTTAACAATCACACTACCGCTTTGTACGTGAATGTTTTTGGAAACTGATCTCTCGAAATTAAGCTCTGCTTGCCCAGACCACGCCTTGGGGCTGAGGGCTGGGCTGTGCTGTGATTGTTGGTAAATATTCGTGTTCGTCGTTGCCAGGCACGAGAGACTGGAACCGTTGTTATGTATTAAGACTACAGAAACTggacaatttttaaaaagaagattaGAATAAGAAGTACAATCAGAAATGAATGATTCATAATAGAAAATTCATTAATACTAAGAAACACAAACAAACTACTATTTTCACTACATCCGGCTAAATAATAATGGGAGTTACATAACTTGTTATTTGAAAAAGTTTTTGACAGCACCAAAAAAATGGTTTTCCTGACTGATATgaacaataaagaaaattctctaagcttttcaaaatatatgtagGGTAACAAACTGGACAATTTCTGGTGCGGTGCAACAAGTAATGATAACTCGAAGGTTTGTGAGACACAACTACTTGAGCAGGTAaactttcactaaaaaatgaatttgatagCGTTGCTTAATTAACTACAAGTCGATATACCCTCCTTTCCAAGAAACCTCTCTGTGCACGCCACAATCCATAGATTGAAATTGTGGTATGTAGAAAAAACCAAGTAGAGAATAATGTTGAAAAGTCAAGTCAATAATTGTTAGTTTGGTACTCGGACGcattaattagaataatatgTTACTTGCCTTGGTTTAATTCTCTGGCTAGCCACATATAAAACCGTCAATGGTCTTTGTTTATATTTGCAGCATTGCTGCTGCTTTCAAAAGCCggcaaaatcaacaacattaagCATGTCTCTCAAGAAAACTCTTTCACTGACCAGCAAAGCTGTTAAGGACGATCAGGTCTCGGCAAAACGCAGGCGGTCTGATCGATGCTTTTCATTCAAGGAGATATCGATAGAACCAGGAAAATCACTAAAAGACCTGGATTCAAACAAGTTCAAGATTGATATCAAGAGATGGGCCAGGGCTGTTGTGGCATATGCACGCCAAGTAAGTAGCAGGTTTGGAAGCACTAGAAAAAGTAGCCGGATTGGAAGCTCTCGTGATTCATCACAGGACTCCATGTAGTTGAAGATTTGAAGAACTGGGTACGATTTTTTATGCTTGATTCATGGTCGTATCGAGAGTAATTAAGATGTAAAATTTGTTTGAtgctttaggttttttttttttttaatagtgacTCATTATTGTCCAGGCCCATGAATGTTCACACGTTCATGACTCCCCCATCTCGAGGAaggaaaactgaaaaaattgatGTCAAGCTACGAGAATGTGTTCAAGCAAGACAGGATCAACCTCGAGGGAGATCAGAGTTTGGTCCATCAGCTCGAAACGGAGGCGCAACTTGTGTGCAAAGTCAATATCTTGGAGATGGGGTTCATGTATACAAAGACACTAATCGTTCTGATTGTTCTTTCATTCCATTTATAATTAATACGATCTGTTGATGATACGAAGCaagtggattttgttttttatttcttccttctttgttcCATTAATAAGACGACGTTGGAAGATGTTGGGCATGTACAGTGTCTCTCTTTTTCACGCGACAGGCCTCCAACAATGGAGTGAAGACTCGTCATCTCGGCTAAACAAATTGTTGTGTTAACATTAACAGTGGGTTTTCTAGATGTTGGCAAAAAATGCAAAATAGGTTGGAAGAAGCCGACCTATTTTTGCAACTACCTAGGaaatgagagagagatagaTTGGTTCATTGGAAGGAGAATAGATCTATTTTATTGATAATGTCAACGCAAAACACACACTAACACTATATATTGAGCTGTGTATCCAATATAAGATCTAGCATACTTGGTATCCTGGGCTTCAACTTAATAGAAATTCACAGCGCTCCATACATTAAATTTATGATGATGTATCCCGTGTTTAACATGTCATCTCACGTACCATTTTATGCTATAAAAACGACAGAAAACCCATTTTCATATTCATCTTGTACTTTCACCAAGCATTGATTTAGTACACGGAGGCCTTCTCCATTACTTGCTATCCTAAGCAGCACTTGCTCAGTTGCCACTCTTGAAGAACCTCCTCCCTCCTCCGTCCTCCGTCCTCCCTCCATAAACTCATACATGTatagtatttaataattttaaatggttGTATCACTTTCTTAAGAAAATACTTTACAGTTGAATGCACAAATGAAAGCATGTTAAATTTATGATCAAGTGTCTCATAGGTGTCAATAAAAGCTAACAAGTCTTTCATGTTATAAAAAagacacataaaaaaacatggattcaGTTTGTATTTCCATCAAACACATCAAGCCTTGATTCACTTTAATGCTATTTGCTATTAAAGCCACACCACTTCAATTGTCACTCTGCAAGtgaatttagaaaaatactTTAGGTTggcatgttttctttttctaagtGAACTGCAAGGCTGCCAAAGACAACGTGGATCATCTCGCGTTTATGCTATCGATTCTCCTTCAGTAGCTGGCTTTCGTGAACCGAGCAAGAGTTTCATCATTGCTCAGGATTTAGTAACACATGGATTTGGGTCTATTTCTTTTGCAACTAGAGCCATTATTAGTCTTCGGTGTTAGGCTTCTAAAAATATTACAGGAAAGAGTGATCAACAAAAGCAGGCTCGGCTCATTAATTAGATGTCTAAACTAAGCTGTAAGGATGAGGCATCTGGTTTATAACCgggttttccttttcaaaaccCTTAAAGCCACACCATAAGAAGGCACGCCAACTTTAAAAAAGCAATCATTATTTCCCAGAATTACTTGTCCTGTACACCATTGCCGACTCATGAATATCTAAGCGGGATTCCTGACtcttaatatgtatttttagtgCACATGTTAGGCAAATCCTTCATAAATTACTTTTCCTTAAATAGAAGAAGTAGAAGCTAGCACCAACGACCAGTGTGATTGTCCCATGAAAGTTGCCAATCTTATGACTCATCTCAATGAATAAACAAAAACTCCATGAAAGGCATTGCCTTGCATATTTGCCTAAGGTCAAGGTACAAATGTTAACCAAACAAACCAGAGGAAATTGATGCACATTCAAAAAGTGAATCAAGTACAAATTTCCTACAAAATGATCTGACGTTTACACCTTATAAGAAATTCTGTTGAGTAACTATCTTTTTTGTTGTGTGCGGTCCCGTACCATGTGATGGTGGCACCACACATTTTAATTAGCAAGAGGTAGCAACTtgcctattttaaaaaaacacaaattgtcATTGTAGCGGCAGTAGGAGAATTAAAgcaaaagagaggagaaaaacggGAGACAGAAATGAAGAAGAGGCGTTAGAGCagtctatcttttttatttgaattccaGCTCGTTCATTGTTGGATCGAGCTGAGATTTTAATAGAGATTTCTAAACACGTTACTCTTTATTCTAAACAGTTAATCGAAGATTAGTTGTGTGCAAGCTAGTCGTTTTAATAGAAAATAGGGCTATCAgtgttgtgagttttttttttttaaatagttctcCTTTTAATCTTGTTGTATTCCAAGAATAGATTATTCTTGATGATATGTGTATTGTAACCCTTAGTTAAATATGAGAAAGAACACTTGTGAACCCATTATTTGTTGATAGTGAAAGTTTTTAGGTAAACTACGATCCCGTGGTTTTTTCCGCAACAggttttccaaataaaaatcttggtattgatttatgtgattgtttgcattattttgttgattgtttAATCCTAATTTTGATTGTACAAAGAGGAAAAATGATTGAAACTTGTGAATTTTGAATTGTGATCCGGCTAAATTGTCCGGTTAGTTGAATACTTTCCCAACAAAGTGGTATCAGAGCGCTGATTGTGTAGATTGAATTTCTTGTGCAgttaaaatggaaaagaaagatTCAGGCATGATGAAGCTCACTTCCTCCaattattttctatgaaaaacAATGATGGAGGATCATTTATATTTCAATGATTTGCTTTGCTGCTTGAGTGTAAAGTAATAAAGCCTAATGAAATAGATGAGGCAAAATGGAATGGGCTTAACATAAAGGCGACCACTAATGTTAGAAAATAGGTATCTTCTAAGTCCATTAATCATATTTCTCAAGAACATGACTGCTATACAGTTTGGAAGATGCTGGAAGAAACCTTTGCTAAAGAGAGTGCACAAAACAAGGTTTTTGTAATTAGAGACCTTGTAAATTTGAAGTATAAAGATGGTGAAGATACTTTAGTGCATATAAATGAATTCCAAGGGTTCCTGAATCAGTTGTCATTGATGAATCTTGAGTTAGTTGATGAGATGCAAGCACTAATCTTATTGAATTCATTGCCGGATAGTTGGGAGACTTTGGTGGTGTCACTTTGCAATTCTACTTTGGATGGAAAGATCACTTTGAAGAAAGTGAAGGATAGTATCCTTAATGAATAGAAAAGGAGGAAAGGGACAAGCACTTCCGAGTCTCATGCACTTGTTACAAAAAATCAAGGGAGAAGTCAAAGTAGGTTCTCGCACAATAAGTAAGATAGATAATTCAGCAATAAAAAAGGCAAATGTAAGCCAAAAAGAAGATCCCAGTCAAGGAAGGGAATTAAGTGTTATTATTGTGACAAGCCGGGGCATATTCAAAAAGATTGTAGAAAgtataaaagagataaaaagggTAAAGACGAAGATAAGAATGAAGATAATCACATAGCTGTAGTTGATTTGATGGTGATGTTGCCATTGTTTGTGATGATGGTTGTGTTAATCTTATATGTTAGGATACCACCTAGGTTGT
This genomic interval from Populus alba chromosome 1, ASM523922v2, whole genome shotgun sequence contains the following:
- the LOC118042565 gene encoding large ribosomal subunit protein eL28z, translated to MATVPGQLIWEIVKKNNSFLVKQFGRGTASLQFSKENNNLYNLNSYKHSGLANKKTVTIQPADKDQAVVLATTKTKKQNKPAALLHKSVMKKEFSRMAKAVENQVADNNYRPDLKKAALARLSVVHRSLKVSKSGVKKRNRQALRK